The following are from one region of the uncultured Desulfovibrio sp. genome:
- the rfbF gene encoding glucose-1-phosphate cytidylyltransferase — translation MKVIIMCGGKGTRLREETSVKPKPMVEIGGRPVLWHIMSIYARFGFKDFILPLGYKGEVIKQYFHDYNIRNTDFTVDLKSGNITTYPNPIEDWRVTLCDTGQETQKGGRLKRVAKHIDTDRFMVTYGDGVADIDLNKLIEFHKQSGSIGTFTGVRMPSRFGTVRTDANGKILSWEEKPVLDEFINCGFFVFKREFLDYLTEDEACDLEKEPLQRLAAEGQLSMYPHPGQWQCMDTLRDSIKLNEMWDAGKAFWI, via the coding sequence ATGAAAGTCATCATCATGTGCGGCGGCAAGGGTACGCGTCTGCGCGAAGAAACCTCGGTCAAACCCAAGCCCATGGTCGAGATCGGCGGACGGCCCGTGCTCTGGCACATCATGTCCATCTATGCGCGCTTTGGCTTCAAGGATTTCATCCTGCCCCTTGGTTACAAGGGCGAGGTCATCAAGCAGTATTTCCATGATTACAACATCCGCAATACGGATTTTACGGTTGACCTCAAGAGCGGCAACATCACCACCTATCCCAATCCCATTGAGGACTGGCGCGTGACCCTGTGCGACACCGGGCAGGAAACGCAAAAGGGTGGACGCCTCAAGCGCGTTGCCAAGCACATTGACACCGACCGCTTTATGGTTACTTACGGCGACGGCGTTGCCGATATCGACCTGAACAAGCTCATCGAATTTCACAAGCAGTCGGGCAGCATCGGCACCTTTACCGGTGTGCGCATGCCCTCGCGCTTTGGCACGGTGCGCACCGATGCCAACGGCAAGATCCTTTCGTGGGAAGAAAAGCCCGTGCTGGACGAATTTATCAACTGCGGATTTTTCGTCTTCAAACGCGAATTTCTTGACTACCTCACCGAGGACGAAGCCTGCGATCTGGAAAAAGAACCCTTGCAGCGGCTGGCGGCGGAAGGGCAGCTTTCCATGTATCCGCACCCCGGCCAGTGGCAGTGCATGGACACGCTGCGCGACTCCATCAAGCTCAACGAGATGTGGGACGCGGGCAAGGCTTTCTGGATCTAA
- the rfbG gene encoding CDP-glucose 4,6-dehydratase → MFANAYKGRRVFVTGHTGFKGSWLAAWLTQMGAVVGGFSDCVPTTPSHYTAMDLCAHLEADVRGDIRDRESMIKAMRQFRPDVVFHLAAQALVRKSYDDPALTFEANMMGTLNVLEAVRACPDVQAVIMITSDKCYRNDEWVWGYRETDHLGGHDPYSASKGCAEIIAHSYFESFFKEGPACATVRAGNVIGGGDWAQDRIVPDCARAWAAGQPVQIRSPWATRPWQLVLEPLSGYLWLGARLLLGLNEPFNLRGQAYNFGPAADVNNTVAEVVDALALHWPGFASEMDKNGQAGMKECTLLKLCCDKALAHLGWKATLTFEETIRYTAEWYHCFYRGQNGKQPQNMLDFTLGQIAAYVNAAEQRNQVWVK, encoded by the coding sequence ATGTTTGCCAACGCATATAAAGGACGCCGGGTCTTTGTAACCGGACACACGGGATTCAAAGGTTCATGGCTTGCGGCATGGCTGACCCAGATGGGCGCAGTGGTCGGCGGTTTTTCTGACTGCGTGCCCACCACTCCCTCGCACTACACCGCCATGGATCTTTGCGCGCACCTCGAGGCCGATGTACGCGGCGACATCCGCGACCGCGAGAGCATGATCAAGGCCATGCGCCAGTTCCGCCCCGATGTGGTCTTCCACCTTGCGGCGCAGGCACTGGTGCGCAAGTCGTATGACGACCCGGCCCTGACCTTTGAAGCCAACATGATGGGCACTCTCAACGTGCTTGAGGCTGTGCGCGCCTGCCCCGATGTGCAGGCCGTCATCATGATTACTTCCGATAAATGCTACCGCAACGATGAATGGGTCTGGGGCTACCGCGAAACCGACCACCTCGGCGGGCACGACCCCTACTCCGCCTCCAAGGGCTGCGCGGAGATCATCGCCCACTCCTATTTTGAAAGCTTTTTCAAGGAGGGCCCAGCCTGCGCCACCGTGCGCGCTGGCAACGTGATTGGCGGCGGCGACTGGGCACAGGATCGCATTGTGCCCGACTGCGCCCGCGCATGGGCCGCCGGGCAGCCTGTGCAGATCCGCAGCCCGTGGGCCACGCGCCCCTGGCAGCTGGTACTGGAGCCTCTTTCCGGCTACCTGTGGCTTGGCGCGCGTTTGCTGCTGGGCCTCAACGAGCCTTTCAACCTGCGCGGTCAGGCCTACAACTTCGGCCCTGCGGCAGACGTCAACAACACCGTCGCCGAAGTGGTGGATGCCCTTGCCCTGCACTGGCCCGGCTTTGCCAGCGAAATGGACAAGAATGGTCAGGCTGGCATGAAAGAATGCACCCTGCTCAAGCTCTGCTGCGATAAAGCGCTGGCACATCTGGGCTGGAAGGCCACCCTCACCTTTGAGGAAACCATCCGCTACACCGCCGAATGGTACCACTGCTTCTATCGGGGCCAGAACGGCAAACAGCCCCAGAACATGCTCGACTTCACCCTTGGGCAGATCGCGGCCTACGTCAACGCGGCCGAACAGCGCAATCAGGTGTGGGTAAAGTAA
- a CDS encoding dTDP-4-dehydrorhamnose 3,5-epimerase family protein, with product MNTEEMTAQDVGIAGALLHPLKVIPTEGGPVLHMLRPGSPLLPDFSKGFGEIYFSEVLPGHVKAWKRHTRQTQHFAVPSGLLKIVMYDDRPDSETRGVLCELALGRPEHYGLLRIPVNVWYGFTAMGDAPALICNCADIPHDPTEGQRLPADDPSIPYTWSEGGV from the coding sequence ATGAATACGGAAGAAATGACTGCGCAGGATGTGGGCATTGCAGGCGCACTGCTGCACCCCCTGAAGGTCATTCCGACAGAAGGTGGGCCGGTGCTGCACATGCTGCGCCCCGGTTCGCCCCTGTTGCCAGACTTCAGCAAGGGCTTTGGCGAAATCTATTTTTCAGAGGTGCTGCCCGGGCACGTCAAGGCCTGGAAGCGCCACACCCGCCAAACCCAGCACTTTGCCGTGCCTTCCGGCCTGCTGAAAATCGTGATGTATGACGACAGACCAGATTCCGAGACGCGCGGCGTTTTGTGCGAACTGGCCCTTGGCAGACCGGAACACTACGGCCTGCTGCGCATCCCCGTGAATGTGTGGTACGGCTTTACGGCTATGGGTGACGCTCCGGCGCTCATCTGCAACTGCGCCGACATCCCCCACGACCCCACCGAAGGGCAGCGACTGCCCGCCGATGACCCTTCCATTCCCTACACATGGAGTGAAGGAGGCGTATAA
- a CDS encoding prenyltransferase, with the protein MRCGDLLREAWIPRPALAPKLTFRQQARAWWQACRPPFFITAAIPVTLALALTFRLQGSIRPGQWASYALLLAGCFMGLTIANLANDLFDHILGVDGGDNIGGSRVIQSGLISPRQLSIVLLLLTPATLAVGGLLILGLAPALRPALWALSVFAVGSAVFYVAPPIRYGHRALGEVFVCLNMGFIMVSASATLLLGRFEPCSLALALPVGLMVAGVLYYQSLPEIETDLAAGKHTLANTLGKAGAFLLFHLWWPLVWLLLCNLWAAGLAGWPVVLCLAGLPFYLAACRRIRLAGDGDWLPLDAHGHLVRKCYLISGAALILGVLL; encoded by the coding sequence ATGCGCTGCGGCGATCTTTTGCGCGAGGCATGGATTCCCCGCCCTGCCCTCGCGCCAAAGCTTACTTTCCGCCAACAGGCAAGGGCGTGGTGGCAGGCCTGCCGCCCGCCTTTTTTCATTACGGCGGCTATTCCGGTTACTCTGGCTCTGGCACTGACCTTTCGCCTGCAAGGGAGCATCCGGCCAGGGCAGTGGGCATCCTACGCCCTGCTGCTGGCTGGCTGCTTTATGGGCCTGACCATTGCCAATCTGGCCAATGACCTCTTTGATCATATTCTTGGCGTGGACGGCGGCGACAACATCGGTGGCTCGCGCGTCATCCAGTCCGGCCTTATCAGCCCGCGCCAACTGTCCATTGTTCTGCTCCTGCTTACCCCGGCAACGCTTGCCGTGGGCGGCCTGCTGATTCTGGGGCTGGCCCCGGCCCTGCGCCCCGCACTCTGGGCATTGAGCGTGTTCGCGGTGGGTTCCGCCGTTTTTTACGTGGCGCCGCCCATCCGCTACGGGCATCGCGCCCTGGGCGAAGTTTTTGTATGCCTGAACATGGGCTTTATCATGGTGAGCGCCAGCGCCACTCTGCTGCTGGGCCGTTTTGAACCGTGCAGCCTTGCGCTGGCATTGCCCGTGGGCCTGATGGTGGCGGGGGTGCTGTACTACCAGAGCCTGCCGGAAATCGAAACTGATCTGGCGGCAGGCAAGCATACTCTTGCCAATACTCTGGGCAAGGCCGGAGCATTTTTGCTGTTCCACCTGTGGTGGCCGCTGGTGTGGCTGTTGCTGTGCAACCTGTGGGCAGCGGGGCTGGCGGGCTGGCCGGTGGTGCTGTGTCTGGCAGGCCTGCCCTTTTATCTGGCCGCCTGCCGCCGTATCCGCCTTGCCGGGGATGGCGACTGGCTGCCGCTGGACGCTCACGGGCATCTGGTGCGCAAATGCTACCTCATCAGCGGCGCGGCCCTGATACTGGGCGTGCTGCTGTAA
- a CDS encoding sodium:alanine symporter family protein: MESLIGVLQQIQEIVWGPPTMILLLITGLYYTLRLGFLQFIHLPKAIRYIFEKEEGSVGDVSAFASLCTALAATIGTGSIVGVATALRVGGPGALFWMWVSAVLGMATKYAEGVLAIKYRSIDENGEVAGGPMYYIEQGMGIKWKWLAKLFAFFGAVTALMGCGTFPQVNAITESVSNAFNMPISLVGAVVTIATAAVVLGGIKSISSVAEFVVPLMAAFYVAASAYVLFNQSAALPGAFVLVVKSAFEPTAVAGGATGAVIVSVMTAMRTGIARGVYTNEAGLGSAPIVVAAAKSDSGVRQGLIAMTGVFFTTIVICTMTGLVIITSGLLESSTLDGGILSNAAFNAGMSGDMGMYVVSIGLVFFSFTTIIGWNYYGERCVVYLTDGVKYVMSYKILYILCVAVAPYLSIRPIWYMADITNACMAFPNLVALLVLSPIVIAETKKYFQ; the protein is encoded by the coding sequence ATGGAAAGTCTTATTGGCGTGCTGCAACAAATTCAGGAAATTGTCTGGGGCCCCCCAACCATGATCCTTCTCCTGATTACCGGGCTTTATTATACTCTCCGGTTGGGATTTCTTCAGTTTATCCATCTCCCCAAAGCCATTCGTTATATTTTTGAAAAAGAGGAAGGCAGTGTGGGCGATGTTTCCGCATTTGCTTCCCTCTGCACGGCGCTGGCCGCAACCATTGGCACAGGCAGCATTGTTGGCGTGGCAACCGCCCTGCGTGTGGGCGGGCCGGGCGCGCTCTTCTGGATGTGGGTCTCGGCTGTTCTTGGCATGGCCACAAAGTACGCTGAAGGCGTGTTGGCCATCAAATACCGCTCCATAGACGAGAATGGTGAAGTAGCTGGCGGCCCCATGTATTACATTGAGCAGGGCATGGGTATTAAGTGGAAATGGCTTGCCAAGCTGTTTGCATTTTTTGGCGCGGTTACAGCACTGATGGGCTGCGGCACATTCCCGCAGGTCAATGCGATCACGGAATCTGTCAGCAATGCCTTCAATATGCCGATCTCACTGGTGGGCGCTGTTGTGACAATTGCCACCGCAGCCGTTGTTCTTGGCGGCATCAAGTCCATTTCCAGCGTGGCTGAATTCGTTGTGCCGCTGATGGCGGCCTTTTACGTTGCAGCTTCGGCCTATGTGCTGTTCAACCAGTCGGCGGCGCTTCCTGGAGCTTTTGTTCTGGTTGTGAAGTCTGCTTTTGAGCCGACTGCCGTGGCTGGCGGCGCTACCGGCGCTGTCATTGTTTCTGTAATGACCGCCATGCGCACCGGCATTGCCCGAGGTGTGTATACCAACGAAGCCGGGCTTGGCAGCGCCCCCATTGTGGTGGCCGCAGCCAAGTCTGATTCCGGCGTGCGGCAAGGCCTGATTGCCATGACCGGCGTGTTTTTCACGACCATTGTCATCTGCACCATGACGGGGCTGGTTATTATCACCTCTGGTTTGCTGGAAAGTTCTACGCTTGACGGCGGTATCCTCTCCAACGCCGCATTCAATGCTGGCATGTCCGGCGACATGGGGATGTACGTAGTCTCCATCGGACTGGTATTCTTTTCTTTTACAACAATCATTGGCTGGAATTACTACGGAGAACGGTGCGTTGTGTATCTGACGGACGGGGTAAAATACGTAATGAGCTACAAAATACTGTATATTTTGTGCGTAGCTGTTGCCCCGTATCTGTCCATTAGGCCTATCTGGTATATGGCCGATATCACTAATGCCTGTATGGCCTTTCCCAACCTTGTGGCACTGTTGGTGCTCAGCCCTATAGTCATAGCGGAAACAAAGAAATATTTTCAATGA
- a CDS encoding DMT family transporter: MLSKSVAGHMAALFCIVVWGITFISTKVLLRAFTPVEILFFRFLLGYVALWLACPRLLRITDKRQEVLFALAGLCGVTLYFLLENIALTYTFASNVGVIVAISPFFAGLLAFWLLRAERPGLNFFLGFVAAMLGIGLISFSGSTQLRLNPLGDILAVLAGLSWAGYSILTRKLLVFGYNSLLVTRRCFFYGLLFMLPCLPFMEFHLGLERLENPVNSLNLLFLGLGASALCFVAWTFAIQRLGAVKSCVYIYLIPVVTVITAVLVLHEQITWMAALGTALTLLGLGISEMRNFSLMKKAEQLSK; the protein is encoded by the coding sequence ATGCTCAGTAAATCTGTCGCAGGTCACATGGCGGCACTGTTCTGCATTGTCGTGTGGGGCATTACATTTATTTCCACAAAGGTTCTGTTGCGGGCTTTTACGCCTGTGGAGATTCTTTTTTTCCGTTTTTTGCTGGGCTATGTGGCCTTGTGGCTTGCCTGTCCGCGCTTGCTGCGTATTACGGACAAACGGCAGGAAGTGCTGTTCGCCTTAGCTGGGCTGTGCGGCGTGACCCTGTATTTTCTGCTTGAAAATATCGCTCTTACTTATACGTTTGCCTCAAATGTGGGCGTGATTGTTGCCATATCGCCATTTTTTGCAGGCTTGCTGGCCTTCTGGCTGCTACGGGCCGAGCGTCCGGGGCTGAACTTTTTTTTGGGCTTTGTAGCTGCCATGCTGGGCATTGGCCTCATCAGCTTTAGCGGGAGCACGCAACTGCGTCTCAACCCCCTGGGGGATATACTTGCCGTGCTGGCCGGGCTTTCCTGGGCAGGGTATTCCATTTTGACGCGCAAGCTCTTGGTCTTTGGCTATAACAGCCTGCTGGTCACGAGGCGCTGCTTTTTCTACGGCCTGCTGTTCATGCTGCCTTGCCTGCCATTTATGGAATTTCATCTGGGATTGGAACGGCTGGAAAATCCGGTTAACAGCCTCAACCTGCTGTTTCTGGGGCTGGGGGCATCCGCCCTGTGTTTTGTGGCCTGGACGTTTGCCATTCAAAGGCTTGGGGCTGTCAAAAGCTGCGTGTACATCTACCTTATTCCCGTTGTCACGGTGATTACTGCTGTTCTGGTGCTGCATGAGCAGATTACCTGGATGGCTGCGCTCGGAACAGCCCTGACGCTGCTTGGATTGGGCATTTCTGAAATGCGCAATTTCAGCCTGATGAAAAAGGCGGAGCAACTGAGCAAGTGA
- a CDS encoding D-alanine--D-alanine ligase has protein sequence MKILLIAGGWSTEREVSLNGARAMQEALAQRGHSVTFFDLLSGFDCLLETAAAHDFALINLHGAPGEDGLVQAMLERVGCPYQGSGPAGSFLALNKSAAKQIFRQAGLPTADWEFLPCAPESSWQPRLLYPLFVKSNTGGSSLRMGRASNRAELDAVLASIFAAGDEVIMEPVLAGREVTCGILGEEALPPILIEPVAGDFFDYESKYAKDGAREICPAPISEALTARVQELALAAHKALGLSGYSRADFILGPDDSLTILEVNTLPGMTATSLVPREARTVGLDFGQLLERLIELGMDDQRRN, from the coding sequence ATGAAAATTCTTTTGATTGCGGGCGGGTGGTCCACTGAGCGCGAAGTTTCGCTCAACGGGGCGCGCGCCATGCAGGAGGCGCTTGCGCAACGCGGCCATTCGGTAACGTTTTTTGACCTGCTTTCGGGCTTTGACTGCCTGCTTGAGACAGCAGCCGCGCACGATTTTGCCCTCATCAACCTGCACGGCGCACCCGGCGAAGACGGCCTTGTGCAGGCCATGCTTGAGCGGGTGGGCTGCCCCTATCAAGGTTCCGGCCCTGCGGGGTCTTTCCTGGCGCTCAACAAAAGTGCTGCCAAGCAGATATTTCGGCAGGCGGGCCTGCCCACGGCAGACTGGGAATTTTTGCCTTGCGCCCCTGAGTCAAGCTGGCAGCCGCGCTTGCTCTATCCGCTCTTTGTCAAAAGCAATACGGGCGGGTCTTCGCTGCGCATGGGCCGCGCCAGCAACCGGGCCGAGCTTGACGCAGTGCTGGCATCCATTTTTGCCGCTGGCGACGAGGTCATCATGGAACCTGTGCTCGCAGGGCGGGAAGTGACCTGCGGCATTCTGGGCGAGGAAGCACTGCCGCCCATTCTTATTGAGCCTGTGGCTGGCGATTTTTTTGACTATGAAAGCAAGTACGCCAAGGACGGAGCGCGCGAGATATGCCCTGCGCCAATTAGCGAAGCGCTGACCGCCCGTGTGCAGGAGCTTGCCCTTGCGGCGCACAAGGCTCTTGGCCTGAGCGGCTACAGTCGGGCTGATTTTATTCTTGGCCCGGACGACAGCCTGACCATACTTGAGGTAAACACCCTGCCGGGCATGACGGCCACCAGCCTTGTGCCGCGCGAGGCTCGCACCGTGGGGCTCGACTTTGGCCAGTTGCTTGAGAGGCTCATTGAGTTGGGCATGGACGACCAGCGTCGCAACTGA
- a CDS encoding HDIG domain-containing metalloprotein, whose product MNTNSGAQPPLKESNRPLADLPPLPSLCSVGALRPVPSEAACLALWDKYGMLPNIRRHSLLVAHVAATLAQRAADRGFAVCVPEVRAGGLLHDIAKTYCVKHGGSHAQVGAAWTVAETGNYAIAQGVMMHVWWPWALPHGPEICSLPFFVIYADKRIRHDACVTLEERYEDLLERYGRTEAAREGIGVAYRQGKNIESALEAQLGWALHENSFDCGRVVH is encoded by the coding sequence ATGAACACTAATTCCGGCGCGCAGCCCCCTCTGAAAGAAAGCAACCGGCCTCTGGCCGATCTGCCTCCCTTGCCATCGCTTTGCAGCGTGGGCGCTCTGCGGCCCGTACCCAGTGAAGCCGCATGCTTGGCCCTGTGGGACAAATACGGCATGCTGCCGAATATTCGGCGGCATTCTCTGCTGGTGGCGCATGTGGCAGCCACGCTGGCTCAGCGGGCGGCAGACAGGGGCTTTGCCGTATGTGTCCCCGAGGTCCGCGCTGGCGGCCTTTTGCACGACATTGCCAAGACCTACTGCGTCAAGCACGGCGGCAGCCATGCACAGGTGGGCGCAGCCTGGACCGTGGCTGAAACGGGTAACTATGCCATTGCGCAGGGCGTGATGATGCACGTGTGGTGGCCGTGGGCCTTGCCCCATGGGCCGGAAATCTGTTCACTGCCTTTTTTTGTGATCTATGCCGACAAGCGCATCAGGCACGATGCCTGCGTAACGCTTGAAGAACGCTACGAAGATCTGCTTGAGCGCTATGGCCGTACCGAGGCTGCGCGCGAGGGCATTGGCGTTGCCTACAGACAGGGAAAAAATATTGAAAGCGCCCTTGAGGCGCAGCTGGGATGGGCCTTACATGAAAATTCTTTTGATTGCGGGCGGGTGGTCCACTGA